A genomic region of Papaver somniferum cultivar HN1 chromosome 7, ASM357369v1, whole genome shotgun sequence contains the following coding sequences:
- the LOC113298115 gene encoding UPF0235 protein At5g63440 isoform X2: MPRRKTDRSSVLDKQKYLARLNISEAGKVLLKRGEGKLEKQFRMACIGCGLFVCYRSEEDLESATFIYVVDAALSSVAAETNPQDAPVPPCISQLEGGLVQVAIEVEDRAQRSAITRVNADDVRVAVAAPAARGEANNELLEFMGKVLSLRLSQMTLQRGWNSKSKLLVVEDLSAREVYEKLLEAVQP, encoded by the exons ATGCCAAGGCGGAAGACAGACAGATCATCTGTGTTGGATAAACAGAAATATCTCGCTAGGCTCAACATTAGCGAGGCAGGAAAGGTTCTTCTAAAGCG TGGCGAAGGAAAATTGGAAAAGCAATTCCGTATGGCTTGTATTGGTTGCGGACTTTTTGTTTGCTATCGCTCAGAAGAAGATTTGGAATCAGCTACTTTCATTTATGTGGTTGATGCTGCACTTAGTTCAGTTGCAGCTGAAACCAATCCTCAG GATGCTCCTGTTCCACCCTGCATATCACAATTAGAAGGTGGTCTTGTTCAAGTGGCAATAGAAGTAGAAGACCGTGCTCAACGTTCTGCCATTACAA GGGTAAATGCTGATGATGTTCGGGTAGCTGTTGCTGCACCAGCTGCTCGTGGAGAAGCAAACAACGAGCTGTTAGAATTTATGGGCAAG GTGCTAAGTCTTAGGTTAAGCCAGATGACTCTTCAGAGAGGATGGAATAGTAAATCCAAACTTCTTGTG GTGGAGGACTTGTCTGCCAGAGAGGTATATGAGAAGCTTCTCGAGGCTGTGCAACCTTGA
- the LOC113298113 gene encoding protein NRT1/ PTR FAMILY 5.6-like isoform X2, producing MPYLINVLEEKLPLAAATANLRTGITAIMAIFGAHLSDAYTGFYRLIFYSTIIYITGLLLLTISAFKLHPEATSAYGSSDRLWVFRMALLLVALGKAGHTPMLKAFGACQLKSRGAEDDESDDKVHARLNCWWCIGVNAGAFCGILLLAIVEGRQYWVAGYGVLTLTMCIAFCIFVLGKPLYKCVEPRGSLLSRASRVLVAAFFKRHLDVPTDASQLYHGDSNQLLHTDSLRCLDKAAIVESQSSELNEDRTKRRLCTVMEVEETKLLLRMFPIWTTFLNYGLVKSLGSTFFLQQGSNMDRKYSLGNVPLPFLLIFTRYVSGQIIWLNKRLSKAYPELEQVMTPLVRIGIGLIFGILCCSIASSVEAKRFDIVKRHDLQDRPKETLPINVFWLTPQFMLLGAMDGFTYPGIKDFYYNQVPKSMWSFGPSFTLSVIGFGSLLSVIDIAATDKASKQGGRTSWFADSINKSRLDIFYLSLVILSCINLVFYGFLARKYTYKKAVSEDDPDSGVIDTMSF from the exons ATGCCCTACCTTATAAATGTATTGGAAGAGAAGCTCCCACTAGCTGCAGCAACTGCAAACTTAAGAACAGGAATCACAGCCATAATGGCGATCTTTGGAGCCCATCTTTCTGACGCTTATACTGGGTTCTACCGATTGATATTTTACTCCACAATAATATATATAACA GGATTGTTGCTATTAACAATTTCAGCTTTTAAACTACATCCGGAAGCCACAAGTGCATATGGAAGCTCGGATAGGCTCTGGGTTTTCCGAATGGCATTGTTACTAGTGGCACTTGGCAAAGCTGGCCATACACCAATGTTAAAAGCCTTTGGAGCTTGTCAGCTGAAGTCTAGAGGAGCAGAAGATGATGAAAGTGATGATAAAGTTCATGCTAGGTTAAACTGTTGGTGGTGCATAGGTGTGAATGCTGGTGCCTTTTGTGGCATTCTGCTACTTGCCATTGTTGAAGGTAGGCAGTACTGGGTAGCTGGTTATGGTGTATTGACACTGACAATGTGCATCGCCTTCTGTATATTTGTTCTTGGTAAACCGTTATACAAATGTGTTGAACCACGTGGGAGTCTTCTCTCACGTGCATCACGTGTTTTGGTGGCTGCATTCTTCAAAAGACATCTTGATGTTCCTACAGATGCCAGTCAGCTGTACCATGGAGACAGTAATCAGTTACTTCACACAGATAGCTTAAG GTGCTTGGACAAGGCTGCCATTGTAGAATCACAGAGTTCTGAACTCAACGAAGACAGAACCAAAAGGAGACTTTGCACAGTTATGGAAGTAGAAGAAACTAAGCTTCTCTTGAGGATGTTTCCAATATGGACTACCTTCCTTAACTATGGCCTAGTGAAATCCCTGGGGAGCACTTTCTTTCTTCAGCAAGGAAGCAACATGGACCGAAAATACAGCCTAGGAAACGTTCCACTTCCATTCCTCTTAATATTTACCAGATATGTAAGTGGACAAATAATTTGGCTAAATAAGAGACTATCAAAAGCATACCCAGAATTGGAACAAGTGATGACACCGCTGGTAAGAATAGGAATAGGGTTGATCTTTGGCATACTTTGTTGCAGTATCGCCTCATCAGTGGAGGCTAAAAGGTTCGATATCGTTAAGAGACATGATTTACAAGACAGACCTAAAGAGACTCTACCCATCAATGTCTTTTGGCTAACTCCTCAGTTCATGTTATTAGGTGCTATGGATGGATTCACTTATCCAGGCATCAAAGATTTCTATTACAACCAAGTTCCTAAGTCAATGTGGTCGTTTGGACCTTCGTTTACCTTAAGTGTGATTGGATTCGGAAGTCTACTCAGTGTAATTGACATAGCTGCAACAGATAAAGCAAGTAAACAAGGAGGACGAACAAGTTGGTTTGCTGATTCCATCAATAAGAGTCGTCTAGATATTTTCTATCTATCACTAGTGATATTAAGCTGTATCAACCTAGTTTTCTATGGTTTTCTAGCACGCAAATATACCTACAAGAAAGCTGTTTCTGAAGATGACCCAGATTCTGGCGTCATCGATACAATGAGTTTTTAA
- the LOC113298114 gene encoding probable signal peptidase complex subunit 1 produces MDWQGQKLCEQLMMIMLLGFSILGFIAGYSKGSYQMMLLVYAAGVVITTLISVPNWGFYNRHPLKWLDPIEFENSPKPEILVSKKKVTKSVKK; encoded by the coding sequence ATGGATTGGCAAGGGCAAAAACTGTGCGAGCAATTGATGATGATCATGTTATTAGGTTTCTCAATTTTGGGGTTCATTGCTGGTTATTCAAAAGGTTCTTATCAAATGATGCTTCTTGTTTATGCTGCTGGTGTTGTTATTACTACTTTGATTTCAGTTCCTAATTGGGGTTTTTATAATCGCCATCCTTTGAAATGGTTGGATCCAATTGAATTTGAAAACAGCCCTAAACCTGAGATCTTAGTTTCCAAGAAAAAGGTCACTAAATCTGTTAAGAAATAG
- the LOC113298115 gene encoding UPF0235 protein At5g63440 isoform X1, producing MPKRTTHTYSSEDAAPDGPESDLFVYYCKHCGSHVLITDTQLQKMPRRKTDRSSVLDKQKYLARLNISEAGKVLLKRGEGKLEKQFRMACIGCGLFVCYRSEEDLESATFIYVVDAALSSVAAETNPQDAPVPPCISQLEGGLVQVAIEVEDRAQRSAITRVNADDVRVAVAAPAARGEANNELLEFMGKVLSLRLSQMTLQRGWNSKSKLLVVEDLSAREVYEKLLEAVQP from the exons ATGCCGAAGAGAACAACACACACGTACTCAAGTGAAGATGCAGCACCAGATGGTCCAGAATCTGATCTCTTTGTTTATTACTGTAAACATTGTGGTTCTCATGTTCTAATCACTg ATACGCAGTTACAGAAGATGCCAAGGCGGAAGACAGACAGATCATCTGTGTTGGATAAACAGAAATATCTCGCTAGGCTCAACATTAGCGAGGCAGGAAAGGTTCTTCTAAAGCG TGGCGAAGGAAAATTGGAAAAGCAATTCCGTATGGCTTGTATTGGTTGCGGACTTTTTGTTTGCTATCGCTCAGAAGAAGATTTGGAATCAGCTACTTTCATTTATGTGGTTGATGCTGCACTTAGTTCAGTTGCAGCTGAAACCAATCCTCAG GATGCTCCTGTTCCACCCTGCATATCACAATTAGAAGGTGGTCTTGTTCAAGTGGCAATAGAAGTAGAAGACCGTGCTCAACGTTCTGCCATTACAA GGGTAAATGCTGATGATGTTCGGGTAGCTGTTGCTGCACCAGCTGCTCGTGGAGAAGCAAACAACGAGCTGTTAGAATTTATGGGCAAG GTGCTAAGTCTTAGGTTAAGCCAGATGACTCTTCAGAGAGGATGGAATAGTAAATCCAAACTTCTTGTG GTGGAGGACTTGTCTGCCAGAGAGGTATATGAGAAGCTTCTCGAGGCTGTGCAACCTTGA
- the LOC113298113 gene encoding protein NRT1/ PTR FAMILY 5.6-like isoform X1, translating to MLANYTFRIVNGLIPMRLPFFYICWKFFRLFQGWKVASFVLGLVFSQSLSHIVAISNLMPYLINVLEEKLPLAAATANLRTGITAIMAIFGAHLSDAYTGFYRLIFYSTIIYITGLLLLTISAFKLHPEATSAYGSSDRLWVFRMALLLVALGKAGHTPMLKAFGACQLKSRGAEDDESDDKVHARLNCWWCIGVNAGAFCGILLLAIVEGRQYWVAGYGVLTLTMCIAFCIFVLGKPLYKCVEPRGSLLSRASRVLVAAFFKRHLDVPTDASQLYHGDSNQLLHTDSLRCLDKAAIVESQSSELNEDRTKRRLCTVMEVEETKLLLRMFPIWTTFLNYGLVKSLGSTFFLQQGSNMDRKYSLGNVPLPFLLIFTRYVSGQIIWLNKRLSKAYPELEQVMTPLVRIGIGLIFGILCCSIASSVEAKRFDIVKRHDLQDRPKETLPINVFWLTPQFMLLGAMDGFTYPGIKDFYYNQVPKSMWSFGPSFTLSVIGFGSLLSVIDIAATDKASKQGGRTSWFADSINKSRLDIFYLSLVILSCINLVFYGFLARKYTYKKAVSEDDPDSGVIDTMSF from the exons ATGTTAGCCAACTACACATTCAGGATTGTAAATGGTCTGATACCGATGAGACTTCCATTTTTCTACATATGCTGGAAATTTTTTCGGTTGTTCCAAGGATGGAAAGTTGCTTCCTTTGTCTTAG GTTTAGTATTTTCTCAGAGTCTATCTCATATCGTAGCCATCTCCAACTTGATGCCCTACCTTATAAATGTATTGGAAGAGAAGCTCCCACTAGCTGCAGCAACTGCAAACTTAAGAACAGGAATCACAGCCATAATGGCGATCTTTGGAGCCCATCTTTCTGACGCTTATACTGGGTTCTACCGATTGATATTTTACTCCACAATAATATATATAACA GGATTGTTGCTATTAACAATTTCAGCTTTTAAACTACATCCGGAAGCCACAAGTGCATATGGAAGCTCGGATAGGCTCTGGGTTTTCCGAATGGCATTGTTACTAGTGGCACTTGGCAAAGCTGGCCATACACCAATGTTAAAAGCCTTTGGAGCTTGTCAGCTGAAGTCTAGAGGAGCAGAAGATGATGAAAGTGATGATAAAGTTCATGCTAGGTTAAACTGTTGGTGGTGCATAGGTGTGAATGCTGGTGCCTTTTGTGGCATTCTGCTACTTGCCATTGTTGAAGGTAGGCAGTACTGGGTAGCTGGTTATGGTGTATTGACACTGACAATGTGCATCGCCTTCTGTATATTTGTTCTTGGTAAACCGTTATACAAATGTGTTGAACCACGTGGGAGTCTTCTCTCACGTGCATCACGTGTTTTGGTGGCTGCATTCTTCAAAAGACATCTTGATGTTCCTACAGATGCCAGTCAGCTGTACCATGGAGACAGTAATCAGTTACTTCACACAGATAGCTTAAG GTGCTTGGACAAGGCTGCCATTGTAGAATCACAGAGTTCTGAACTCAACGAAGACAGAACCAAAAGGAGACTTTGCACAGTTATGGAAGTAGAAGAAACTAAGCTTCTCTTGAGGATGTTTCCAATATGGACTACCTTCCTTAACTATGGCCTAGTGAAATCCCTGGGGAGCACTTTCTTTCTTCAGCAAGGAAGCAACATGGACCGAAAATACAGCCTAGGAAACGTTCCACTTCCATTCCTCTTAATATTTACCAGATATGTAAGTGGACAAATAATTTGGCTAAATAAGAGACTATCAAAAGCATACCCAGAATTGGAACAAGTGATGACACCGCTGGTAAGAATAGGAATAGGGTTGATCTTTGGCATACTTTGTTGCAGTATCGCCTCATCAGTGGAGGCTAAAAGGTTCGATATCGTTAAGAGACATGATTTACAAGACAGACCTAAAGAGACTCTACCCATCAATGTCTTTTGGCTAACTCCTCAGTTCATGTTATTAGGTGCTATGGATGGATTCACTTATCCAGGCATCAAAGATTTCTATTACAACCAAGTTCCTAAGTCAATGTGGTCGTTTGGACCTTCGTTTACCTTAAGTGTGATTGGATTCGGAAGTCTACTCAGTGTAATTGACATAGCTGCAACAGATAAAGCAAGTAAACAAGGAGGACGAACAAGTTGGTTTGCTGATTCCATCAATAAGAGTCGTCTAGATATTTTCTATCTATCACTAGTGATATTAAGCTGTATCAACCTAGTTTTCTATGGTTTTCTAGCACGCAAATATACCTACAAGAAAGCTGTTTCTGAAGATGACCCAGATTCTGGCGTCATCGATACAATGAGTTTTTAA